The following proteins come from a genomic window of Vicia villosa cultivar HV-30 ecotype Madison, WI unplaced genomic scaffold, Vvil1.0 ctg.000580F_1_1, whole genome shotgun sequence:
- the LOC131629584 gene encoding uncharacterized protein LOC131629584, with protein sequence MYKNIPEKRNLVFRKLGILLRGNSRMCFSAFPSIETEVVFRDTLNTPVVMSSNRKIAFMFLTLGSLPFKKLWDNFFQGHEGKLSIYVHEYRTKPIHVSRNFVDG encoded by the exons ATGTATAAGAACATACCGGAAAAGAGAAATCTTGTGTTTCGCAAGCTAGGGATTTTGTTGAGGGGGAACTCAAGGATGTGCTTTTCTGCATTTCCATCCATTGAAA CAGAGGTTGTTTTTAGAGATACTTTGAACACACCAGTAGTTATGTCATCGAATCGAAAAATTGCTTTCATGTTTTTAACGCTGGGTTCTCTACCGTTTAAAAAATTATGGGATAACTTCTTCCAA GGTCATGAAGGGAAGTTATCCATTTATGTGCACGAGTATCGGACCAAACCAATTCATGTGAGCCGTAACTTTGTTGATGGTTGA